In Juglans regia cultivar Chandler chromosome 13, Walnut 2.0, whole genome shotgun sequence, the DNA window GAGTCGAGCTTTTCCACCCCGGGagagttgatgaggacatctcctattaatgctttatttattttattaatgtcttgTCTATtctatttagggtttgtattaccCTACTATTTAAAGACAtcttctatttttgttattttattaatgtgttatttatttcatttagggtttgtattgccctactacttaaagacttGTAAGGAATATTGGAACTGTAGTTGTTGTTTTTGAATGCAGAGCGCCACAGCCGCCTCCTTCCAGTCCtttctttgctttcttcttcttcctctcttctcttcgggttcatttttcttctctatttcctaTTACTCTGTTTCTATCTCTTCTTCTCACTTCTATCCTACATTAATAGCCTTGGGATGAATCTCTTTTATAATGTCACATAGTCCATGGTTTATGCCGTATTTAAGTTGCCCAATAACTGATGCAAGGCAACACCATTCAAATAGCTTCAATTTCACCGATTCCAATGTGAATCAATGAAATTCAAGCATAAGCGGTTGCCATGTGTAATCTAATGATATGTCTCAAGTTTTGCACCCTTAATACACTCATTTAATTAAACGCCTACCAAAAGCTTTACCCTTTCTATTTATATGTGGCTTTGACTATCTGTGATCAATGTCCTTGGCCTAATTAATTTCTCTAACCGTGTAGCCTTGCATTAGCGTCAGGTCACGATAAATGTATCCTCTTTGACTGATGAGACAGTAATGAACAAAGCAAAAGAAGATACAAGAGTTGAAAATATAGGTACAGGGAAACTCTTTCTAGAGCTGAAACAACAAATCTTACAAACCTTTTCTTCTTACATCAACCACGTTCCAAGAAAGAAAGCTACGGTTCAAGTGCTGTTGCTGCTTCCACTGGCTGATTCGGGCATCAGCTCTCTCAGCATGGCAACCACCTGCAACATGTTAGGCCTCTTGGAGGGGAAATCGTCCACACACTGCAAAGTTATTTCCAGATACCTTATCATCTCTTTTacttcttctgcttctgcttcatCGGTTCCTTTTGTCACTAGAAGCAAATCTGGGTCAATGACCTCCATTTGCTTGCCTTCTCTTACTTTGATTTTCACCCACCCCACCAAGTTTGTATCTCCAAAATCCTCTTTATCAGTTGGGCGTTTCCCTGTCAAGAGTTCGAGGAGGACAACTCCTAATGAATAGACGTCGCCCTTTGCAGTGCATCGGAAGCTTTGGTAGTACTCGGGAGGGACGTATCCGGGTGTGCCTGCTAGTGTGCTTACACTAAGGTGGGTGTCAAGTGCACTAATGAGTCTTGCCATTCCAAAATCAGAAACCCTGGCTTCCAATTCGTTGTCTAGTAGTACATTGCTCGACTTCATGTCCCTGTGAATTATGTGTGGGATGCAGTTGTGATGTAGGAAACACAGCCCTTTTGCTGCACCTCTCGcaatcttttttctctcatccCATGTCAGAATCCGTCGATCTCGTGTCTTTACTCTCCCATGAAGCATTTCTTCCAGGCTTCCGTACTCCATGAATTCATACACAAGGAGTCTCTCCTCGCCAACTTTGCAATAACCCAACAGGGGTACAAGATTCCTATGCTTGATCTTCCCCAAAGTTTCCATCTCGGCCATGAATTCTCGGTCACCCTGGCAGCTCAATCTTATGAGCTTCTTGATTGCAACACTCGACCCATCTTTTAGCGTGGCCTTGAACACTTCTCCAAACCCTCCACACCCAATCAGGCTAGCTGCGGAGAAGCCATTGGTAGCCTCAATCAGTTGGGAGAACTTGAGTTTCCTCAGCTGCCTTTGGAAGGTTGCCACATTAATGCTCAATGGCTCTTTCTCTTTGTCAATCTTCCACGTGGTGGCAGCATGGGATGCTTGCAAGGTATTAAGCATCTTGACTTCCTCTGCTTCCTTCCGTCTTGCACGCATTGCAATTGCCCACACAATGAGAATGCAGACAGAAGCAATCGAAATGAGAATCCCCAAGACAATGCTATTTGCCCAAGATGCGGCCGTCGGCTTTCGACTTCCTCTGTTATCATCTCCATTTGCAAGTGTTTTTGGTTCGTCATTCTCATTGTGGCATTCAGACAGTGGAACCCCACAAAGTCCTGGGTTGTTCGCGTACTGGCTTGCAGGAAGTGTACTAAGTTGTCCCCTCGTTGGAATTTGCCCTGTTAACTCATTGTTTGATAGGTCAATTTGCACCAAGAATGACAGGTTTGAGAAGGAATCTGGAATATGACCCTGCAATCTGTTATGGGAAGCATCAAACACGCCTAAATTTTTGAGTCGGCCTAGTGATGAGGGAATCTCACCAGATAACTGGTTGTGGGCTAATGCAAGAACTTGTAAGGCCACAATGTCTCCAAACTCTTCGGGGATTTTACCGCGAAGTTGATTGTAAGAAAGATCCAAATACTCCAGAGTTTGGTACTTTGTAAAGAGGCTTAGGACTGGACCAGAATACAGTCTCGTGAAATCACAGGTCTTCAGCATCGGGTCCTGCTGTAGTTTGTCTGGTCGGATTCCAGCAAATTCTAACAGACCTCCGACCCCTTTACAAGAATTTCCCACATTACGCACAAACACCAGAGTGTTGCCAGAGAGAATACCGTTTGATGCTTTCGCCCCAAGCTGTCTGCCAAGTCTCGGAGGGATCTCTCCAGTAAGCTTGTTACTGTTCAAGTCCAGCCAGACCAAATTGGTGCAATTTGCTAGCTCTCTTGGTATCTGCCCACTCAAGCTGTTGTTCCCAAGTTGCAAAGCGGCAAGTCTTGACAATTGACCTAATTTGGGCGGGATTTCACCTGTGAGTCCATTGCTTGTGAGCGATATCCATTCAAGATTGCTGCAATTGAGCAATTCAACCGGGATTTCGCCGCTCAGCTGATTGTTATTAAGAATGAGATCCTTGAGATTCCTGCATTTGCCCAACTCTTTGGGGATTTTCCCTTTCAACCCATTGTACCATGCTATTAGCTGCTCAAGATTCTCAAGCTTCCCAAGCTCAGCCGGAATGGAACCATTGAGACGGTTTAGGCTAAAATCAATGGTCTTCAGCTGCGAGCATTGGGATAGCTCGGCGGGGATTTCTCCTACAATTAGATTATACGGAGCTCTCAGATCCTCGAGCATGGCAGCTCCTGGACATATATCTGGCGGAATCACACCAGAAATCATGTTGGAGCTCAAATCCAAAATACGTAAACTTTTGCAAGATGATATAGAAGAAGGAATTGATCCAGAGATGAGGTTGTTACTCAACAACAAGTTCTCCAACGAGCCAAGGTTCCGAAATAGGGAATCTGGTAAAGGACCAGATACGTTGTTATTAGACAGATCAAGAATCTGCAACCAAGAACAAGAGGATAAGGAGGCTGGAATTGAGCCTGTAATGTTATTATTAGAAAGGCGAAGTTCTAAGAGTGATTCGCATGCATTTCCCAATTCGGGGGGGATCCAGCCAGTAAGATGATTAGTAGAGAGATCCAATCTCTGTAAATTCTTGAGCTTCCCAAAAGATGCTGGGATTTCCCCGGTGAGCAAGTTGTTATTCATACTAAGATTGTTGAGACTAGTGCAGTTTGAAAGGGAGCTTGGGAGGAAACCAACGATACTGTTTCCAGACAGATCTAGGTGCAGCAAGGAACTGCAAGAGTCGTCAGTTTTCAAACCAGAAATTGACCCCGTTAATTTGTTATAAGAGAGGTCAAGAATCTGCAGTTTATCAGAATTCAATAAGAGAGTTTCAGGTAACAAGCCCGTCATATTGTTTAGAGAAAGATTCACGTAAACAAGATTGGGACACCTTGAGAAAAAGTTCTCCGGGACAGAACCAACAAGACCAGTAAAAGATAGATCAAGCTGTTTTAAGCTGTATGGAAGCTGAAGCAAAGAGGTAGCATTTATGGTAAATGAATTGGAAGACAGTATCAGAACAGATAACATATCTAGAGAAGCCAGAGGATCTAAGGAGATAGTCCCAACAAGGTCAAAGCCCGTGAGATCAAGCTTAGTCACTCGTCCTAGAGAGCATGAAATTCCTTGCCAGTTGCATGGATTCCTCTCAGCCTTCCATCCTGACAAAACTCCATTAGGGTCCTTCTCTATCATCTTCTTGAACATTAGAAGAGCTTGTGCATCAGTCTTGATCGTTGAGAACCCATTCTGTTCGGTCCCGGGGACGAAAACAAACAGCATGAAGAGACTAATTGGCAGAGCAAGATGATAGATAAGCTGAGATGGGTTGCCCTCCATTGAAGAACAAGTTCCAGGAACACAAGCAACCGAGAAATAGGGAATACAGAGAGAGAAACGATATGGACAGGGAGCGTGTTATGTGTAGTGtgtagagactagagagagtgTGGTGGCTATGATGACAATTTTCAAAGCAGAGGAGAAAGCTTTAGGCAAAAATAAGttgcttttctttgttttataaaatgGAAAAGGAGGGAACCCGGGGTGGGAATAAAGAAAAGGAATTGTAGTGAGGCTGGTGGTGGGTGTGTACTTATACGGTTCTCGAGTactacaatattttaattacagGGACTTTTAGTCAATAGGGTGGGGACCGTGCTAGATCCGAGATCGGTGCTTCAGAGAgctaaaaacatgtttttggaCCGTGCTAGATCCGAGAGACACTGCCTGTCAGTGAGAATGGGAATGTTTTCCATATCAGATGTCAAGAATTCTGGGGATATTTTGAGAAACGGCGTAGGGAAGAGAACCTTTTTCATTAAAGAAGTCGATATTCAGAAATAGCTTGTTCGAGTCAATTCATTTGATTCAAAAATCTCTTTTTCATTGCAAGGGAGATTGTGTTGTTTGTCACTGGATCTTCTATTTGTGAACAATCCATGTAGATTCAATTCTACAGTGAAATGCACGAGTCTCAGCCATTTAATTATGGCTGCAGAACAAACTCCACGCTTGATTCAATACCATTTAGGCATCACAgttgtttccttaatatttcaTCCCAAACAACAGTTCCCTAACACCTTTGGGATATTATTGTCCCACTTATTTTGGACCCATAATACGGAAGAGTTTGGCTACAAATCAGCAACTGTTCACATCACACACCTCACAATAGTTTTTCATAAAGCGTGggagtatttttcataatgtatgagtgtttttcataaggtgtgagaTAGTGAATAATAGTTTACGAGAATAATTTTCACCTATGGTTATGGTGCATTGGTATACTTGGCGGCAAAGTCCAAAATtgctaaagaaattaaaaaataataataattccccATAGAAATTCATATTCATATATGTAAAAATGTACCACATAGATAAGATCTCATTTTCTGAATATAACGTCGTCGGATTATGCGTATGGTGGCATTCAATGCATGTTAACAAATTCAAGTAATGAGTATAAATCACAACACAAACCATACCCATCTCATAATTATCAGAATGAAGGTTATGTCGTAGGAGACATTTTCTGAGCAATGTTGGAggagatttttttaaaacaaaacaagaatatggtgtactgcatgcatgcggGGCCCGCCCCCATATGCATGCTCTGAGATTTTGAAGTGGAATTCATGATACAGATAATTAAATTGGAGGTAGCaaatgttttataataaaaacactCATTTGCTGGAGTTAAATAAATGGAGGGCCCCCCACGGCCCACATGGGAACCGCATCAATGAGCTCAGTGTTAATGGCATGGGAGGTTATGATGCCCCTCATTTTGGtcccttttcttttgcttttccttGCTTGGCAAGCTGGGATGATCAGCCTCCTATTGAATATTCACCCTCCACAACCCTTACAATatggtttttattattattattattattattattattattattattattattattattattattattattattattattattattattattattattattacaatatggTTCAAACCACTTTTATCTTAACGTTAAAGTTCAACTTTATAGCTGGTTCTGGGACCACCATCTGCTTTGCTACATTCTTATCAGGAAACATGCATAGTTGGGTACTCGTGGATCTTCAGTTTACATTTTGTTTGGCACTACCAATGTCTTTTCAGTTATAGGTAGTTATACGATGGGTTTTAACTTCTTCAATTACCTTTTTTTACAATGGTGCACAATAAGGTCTACAGCCTCCcccatttctttcttctccaaACATTATAAGGTTAAGGCCgcgttgattattttttaaaaatttcgaGTCTTATCGACATGTGTATAGGGCTAGCTAGGTTCTAGCCCCGAAATAATCAACATATATAGCTTCTCGTTCTGTCTAATCCAAACGCAACTTCCAAAATTTAAGCATGATAATTTGAGATTATATACTCACATTAGGAGCTTAAGATCTCgtttagattaaaaaatcatctcattttatcttatttttataatttttttaaatttctatacaaaatataataaataatttaattttttcaaatctcaaaataataataataaaataataatattataataatattttattcaacttttaatttttatctcaactcactatttaaaTGACAACTAAATAATTGAGTTAAGCAAGGAATGGGTAgtcatgatttaatttttattcgaaCACGAATTAAGCTCAAGCTTATCAACGagttaaattttacaaaataaatcatttcaaacttgtttaagaaatatttaattttgacaaaattggactatttatattatattttataattttatctataaaatttaatagacTTACTTTGAGTTTTTAAAtgtctttttatattatatatatatatacttttattatattcataaaaatttcaagtaAAATGTACAGTATTTGGAATATGATTTCcttttatcttttcaaatatttaaaatattatcattataaaattgaagatatataaaaataacaactaTGAAGTTATTCGAATTTATATGAGTTAagtcaaattttatataaattttattatttaatcttcaattataatttaatatttacgcatgactcatttaataaataaattgaagcGAGATAATCTCAAGTAGCTTGTCGTACCCTAAACGAGTATTGAAAGTGTGAAAGAGGCAAACGCCGATAAAGAGGGGCCTTTAATGTCAAAGCAAGGGCGGAAAATCTTGATGAAATCATATGGCTTGTGCGTATAAAATGATTAATGAAAAAGTGCAAGTCCTTTTAACTACTTAGGATTACGAAGTAGTAGTTGcggaaaaacgaaaaaaaaaaaagtatgaaataTAAGTACTCTCACAGTGAAAAATGATTGGTGGAGGTGATGAGATACTCTCACCTACCCGTTTCACAATTTCCACCGTCCGTCTCTTAGAATGGCTAACTCGCACATAGTACTGCTGATATTTTTcgtatatttcttttaaaaaataagaataaatataacaCATTGCACGTACAATATATTTTATCGTGGAAAGTCTTTTTGAAAAGGGTAGTCATAGGCTTACTACTTATCTACTACTCATCTATTAtttgtagtatttttatttttttatcattttattttaagtatttttttaacatccttaatcattaagaaaaaattaaaaaaatatataaacttactaattatcacttttttaactattaagtaaaataaaaaattagaaaaaaaattaaatacaaaaaagtaGTAAATCAGTAATAAGaaggtagtaaccctatcattttccttttgaaaaatatggtGGATATTACTTGATTTGCATCCGGAGGAGTTTGGGAAAGAATTCTAAAAAGTAGAacatctatttttctttttaagagaaattattatcattcattCATTAGAAAAACACTTACATCTATGACGAGATACATGATTCTAAGATGTCCTCATATCAAACATGatatcaaaaattaaaataatgcatttggagcTTCATCAGtacactatttctttttgtgacTGGTCTGGTTTTCGCTACTACTGATACTTTTTACAAACAAACATTCAAAAGACAACACTCTCTGCCTAAACAGAGAGTCAACCTCACCTTTCATAAAAAGAGCAGACTCAATCTCTACAAATAAACGTCCGAAAGACGAactctttcttattttaattaaccataagaaaacaaaaaaaaaagtaaaatagatGCGAAAAATGACGAATTACAATGTGGACCAACTCCAGTAAACTTCAAAATTGGTGATGGCCCGTGAATGCAACACACTTGTCTCTTTTCATCCACAAAGGTCAGATCTGAAAGGTATCCTGGTGGCGAGTCCGGCAATTTGACGTGTGTGTTAAAAAGAGTTGCCGGAAGGGGTGGCGCGTAAGGATCACACACAGATATGGGCGACGTGTGAGAACCACGcaagataatttttataaaaccaCAACCTATGAATTTGCTTATACCATTGTGTCTCTCGGTAGTTACCGGAAAGTTGTCAATctgtctttttctattttaaagaaagcaaaataaaactaaacaaaaaaatcttgatagaaaaagtgaatgaatggaggaaggaggaagaagtCAAAGCCTCCTCCCCTTCAGGTGAAAATCAGATCTGGAGCCCTTAATTTTTTActagagagaaaggagaggggGGAGAAGGCGCTAGGGTTTTATTCGAGTGCCAGTAGATCGTCTATCTAAGCGTTAGTTTCGTCCTGGCATTAGTTTAGCTTAAATTTTTAAGTAAAGCTTAGCTAATATAACATTTTTGGCTTTTGACTACCTTTCAAAAGTTGAATTAATCattttattctatataatattagtttttttattaatttcatatttatatccAACAatctagaaataaaaatatatagaaatttagaaattgTGAGAAGAGGTGAAGTGAAGATGTTACTGTTTGGCGAGAAGAAAGAGATGGCTTGTGCCAATATCCTTTAGATCAGATGGCATAAGGCATGGTTTTCAAATGGAATAATTAGATTTGAACCACcactataataaaaataaataaaaacttgtatTTGACTATTCCAATACAAaccaatttttttgtttctttcttctttctattcTGCTTTGGGTAGGATTAATCAGTGAATTTGATGCaagataaaaagattaaaatcgAGCATAATTTGACTCAAATAAATATGACAAGTATCCAATTCACCCATTTATTAGTCGATGTATTTTTAGGCCAACCCAGCTAGCTAGTCCATGGGTTGAACCGATTAATTAACCCATTTACTTAATAAATCAATTTCCTTAGTACAAAACTTTATTCAGTATAGTCTCATGATATCCATATAGTGCAAATCTTTAAAAAGTCTTAATGATacacaaattcatttttaatgacTGTTTGACCcctaaatagtaataaaatgagaaCAATACTTATTAATCTATTATGGTCACTGATAGAGTCCCAAGATTTTACAATTGTTAGTTAGTCGTACTTAAAAGTCGTTCGACTTTTATATTGCAAGAAATACTAGACTGAAAATCCTCCAAAATCCAAATCCCAAAAACTAAAATTCTAACAAATCATAGGAACTTTCATCCCAACGTTATGTTACTAACAACTCACGAGGAGAATGGAAGGAAAGAGAGATCTATTTTTGGGACGTGCTAAGATGGACTAGATCTCGATCGGTGATTTGTGGAGTTCCCGATAGTGATCCTGTATGTACATCcatgaaaatgaataatatttaaatacagaagagataagaagagatgaatatacagatttacgtggttcgacaccAAACCTATGTCCACGGGAGTTTGGGGAAGGGAGATTCCACTATAACAAACTTGTTTACAGCCTCTCATAGCCTCTTATTTCTCACTGTATAATGGGAACCGTATATCTATTTGCTGGAAAAGAGGTTCTCTCTAGAGCTctcaggttgaagaagaagttgtagaaaaactgaaaaagtcCCCGAAACTGTAGGCACCATGTCCATTTTATCAGACCCTCTTCCTGCATGCACCTCGGTAGTGATGAGGGATGTCTGCTTTGCGTGTCTTACCCCCTCtcctttttccctctttctcctGACACCCTCACCCATTTGTCCTTTATTGTctcattttcctctttcttcCTTTGTCTTTTAGTGACAGCCCCTTGATGGCCTAGGCCTTGAGATCCATTTTGGGTCTAGTGTATTTTACCCCCTCACAGTTACCTGTGATTCTTAAGGGCAATATAAGAAGGCCATGAGAATCTTTAAAGGTAACATATGTAATCGACCTGATCTGCCTCCATtcgtagaaaaataaattccgGAAGTTGGTCCTTATCATCCGTTCCTCTTGCGTTTAAGTAAAGATTTTCGAGTTCAGGATTAGATGGGAGGTAAGCTCAACCGCATGGAGTGTAAGCTCAAAGCCTGTCTTGGCGAGATAAGCGGGAAGTAGGCTCGACCGCATGGAGATACATAGGGTACGTGCACGTCCTAGAGATGTAAGCGGGAGATGCGTACGAAAGTTGGACGCTATTCGAATGTCTGGGAGGCTGGGCAATGCCTGACCATTCCCGCCTGTTGACCTTTATAAAAATGGTAAAAGGGGGGGGCGAGCAATCTGTAAGACTAAACCCACCCTAAGCCTTGTCGACAGGCGTACGTTCTCCtggcatttttgtttttgatgatGCTAACGAACTTTCCTTTTCTGATGCGAATTGTTGTTAATGTTAGAGTATGTTTGTTGTAACCCGTGTGAAGTGGTCAGGGATCCCATCTACTCTTTGGGTCCACTTCAGGCAGTTGTGGAGCTCAGAGACACGTTTAACTCCTAAGGCTCGTTCCCGAAGGTGGTCCGCTGGCAACGGTTATGGCAGGGGCATGCATGAATATCCGGTTTTTGCTGGTATAAATGTCATCTCAAAAGTAATGTCAGGCAATCGAAAAATTGAACCCACACTTTGTTGTGAGGCAAGCCAGACCGCCTGTTGACCCTCACAAGAAGGTTAGTAGAAGATGCTGCAAAAGTCAAACATGTTagtgcaaatatttttcaatcacaAGTGCGAAATTCGCGATCCTAAGCTGTCTTGCTGGGGTGCAATGAAGGTCTGAGGCATTATCCGTTCAAAGTTCTGTTTCCAGAGATGACGTTCCATTGTAAGAGATTCCGTTGATGGGATTtcattgatggagatttcgttgatAAAAATttcgttgatggagattctgtctTCTCGTAGTCGTAGGCTAACCCGCACTCCTCCGCGAGAATGATATAACAGtcttaggcattacactcatccctaTCGCTCTCACAAGCCTTTGTTAGTGTCCAAAAAATGCACAACCCAGAAGGGAAGAGATATCCATTCTCGGATGGACTAGGCCTTGATCGGTGATGTGTGGAGCCCCTAGCAGTGGTCCGATGCAGCTGTTCAGTGCCGGTGTGTACATCCATGGCGATGAGCATTATTTAAATGCAGAGGAAATAATAAGAGATGAATAGacaaatttacgtggtttgggATAATGCATACGTCCATGTGGGTTTGGGAATGGGagattctattataataagcttgtttacagtctctcataaccTCTCATTTCCTACTATACAATAGGAGTTATAGGTCTATTTGCTGGAGAAGA includes these proteins:
- the LOC108996982 gene encoding serine/threonine-protein kinase BRI1-like 2, coding for MEGNPSQLIYHLALPISLFMLFVFVPGTEQNGFSTIKTDAQALLMFKKMIEKDPNGVLSGWKAERNPCNWQGISCSLGRVTKLDLTGFDLVGTISLDPLASLDMLSVLILSSNSFTINATSLLQLPYSLKQLDLSFTGLVGSVPENFFSRCPNLVYVNLSLNNMTGLLPETLLLNSDKLQILDLSYNKLTGSISGLKTDDSCSSLLHLDLSGNSIVGFLPSSLSNCTSLNNLSMNNNLLTGEIPASFGKLKNLQRLDLSTNHLTGWIPPELGNACESLLELRLSNNNITGSIPASLSSCSWLQILDLSNNNVSGPLPDSLFRNLGSLENLLLSNNLISGSIPSSISSCKSLRILDLSSNMISGVIPPDICPGAAMLEDLRAPYNLIVGEIPAELSQCSQLKTIDFSLNRLNGSIPAELGKLENLEQLIAWYNGLKGKIPKELGKCRNLKDLILNNNQLSGEIPVELLNCSNLEWISLTSNGLTGEIPPKLGQLSRLAALQLGNNSLSGQIPRELANCTNLVWLDLNSNKLTGEIPPRLGRQLGAKASNGILSGNTLVFVRNVGNSCKGVGGLLEFAGIRPDKLQQDPMLKTCDFTRLYSGPVLSLFTKYQTLEYLDLSYNQLRGKIPEEFGDIVALQVLALAHNQLSGEIPSSLGRLKNLGVFDASHNRLQGHIPDSFSNLSFLVQIDLSNNELTGQIPTRGQLSTLPASQYANNPGLCGVPLSECHNENDEPKTLANGDDNRGSRKPTAASWANSIVLGILISIASVCILIVWAIAMRARRKEAEEVKMLNTLQASHAATTWKIDKEKEPLSINVATFQRQLRKLKFSQLIEATNGFSAASLIGCGGFGEVFKATLKDGSSVAIKKLIRLSCQGDREFMAEMETLGKIKHRNLVPLLGYCKVGEERLLVYEFMEYGSLEEMLHGRVKTRDRRILTWDERKKIARGAAKGLCFLHHNCIPHIIHRDMKSSNVLLDNELEARVSDFGMARLISALDTHLSVSTLAGTPGYVPPEYYQSFRCTAKGDVYSLGVVLLELLTGKRPTDKEDFGDTNLVGWVKIKVREGKQMEVIDPDLLLVTKGTDEAEAEEVKEMIRYLEITLQCVDDFPSKRPNMLQVVAMLRELMPESASGSSNST